In the Anaerolineae bacterium genome, TGAACGCGGCGCTGCGGGCGGCGCAGGGTGAAATCATCGTCCGCCTGGACGCGCACGCGGTGCCGGCCGAAGACTATGTGGAGCGCTGTGTGTGCCTGTTGGAAGACGGCCTGGGCGACAATGTGGGCGGCGTGTGGCGCATTCGCCCCGGCGGCCAGGGAGTCATCGCGCAGGCCATCGCTTTGGCAGCCGCCCATCCGTTAGGGGTGGGGGATGCCCGCTACCGCCACGCCAACCCCCCACCGGGCCCGGTGGACACCGTGCCCTTTGGTGCGTATCATCGCGCGCTCATCGAGCGCATCGGCTTTTACGATGAAACCTTGCTGACCAACGAAGATTACGAGTTCAACACCCGCGTGCGCCGGCACGGGGGCACGGTGTATTTGTGCCCAAACATTCAGGCAGTGTATTTCGCCCGCCCGCATCTGCGCGCTTTGGCCAGGCAATATGCCCGTTATGGCTACTGGAAGGCCCAGATGTTGCGCCGTCATCCCCACTCGCTGCGCTGGCGGCAGGCTTTGCCGCCCTTGTTTGTGCTGGCGTTGGTCGGATTGCCGGTGTTGGGCTGGTGGTGGCGTCCGGCCTGGGCTGTGTGGGGCGTGCAGATGATCCTGTACGGCCTGGCGTTGCTGGCTGTGGGCCTGCAACAGGCCTGGCGACACCGCCGCTGGGGACTGGTGTGGGCCGTGCCTGCGGCTTTGGCCACCATGCATCTAGCCTGGGGCGGCGCTTTTCTCTGGGGTTTGCTTTACCCCGCCAAAACCTGGCAGGAGCGGACGGTTTGATGGATTCTTCA is a window encoding:
- a CDS encoding glycosyltransferase family 2 protein, which encodes MSTERPSVTVIVPCYNERDTIGLLLDALYGQTYPRERLQVVIADGMSEDGTREVIAAWQQKHPDLRVRVVDNPRRIIPAGLNAALRAAQGEIIVRLDAHAVPAEDYVERCVCLLEDGLGDNVGGVWRIRPGGQGVIAQAIALAAAHPLGVGDARYRHANPPPGPVDTVPFGAYHRALIERIGFYDETLLTNEDYEFNTRVRRHGGTVYLCPNIQAVYFARPHLRALARQYARYGYWKAQMLRRHPHSLRWRQALPPLFVLALVGLPVLGWWWRPAWAVWGVQMILYGLALLAVGLQQAWRHRRWGLVWAVPAALATMHLAWGGAFLWGLLYPAKTWQERTV